A single window of Scomber scombrus chromosome 12, fScoSco1.1, whole genome shotgun sequence DNA harbors:
- the agt gene encoding angiotensinogen — MQRLGLPLLVLLLCCYLSGNEANRVYVHPFYLFAAENVSCETLQTQTAKPLLTGPVAPLDIEVLTPDSRDPLSQDGQRQNITQRTAVLAGLLNSLGLRMYQAFSSKQHRNILLSPVNTFGSLVTFYLGASKKTAGEFQELLGLSSGTDQKDCVSLMDGHKVLKTLQNINSQVDDGPKDEITTQVWAFTRQDAQLSKDFIQGTQDFSDASFIRSVDFSKPQEAEQLVNSFVEKTSDGKVRSIFSDINPSSDLLFLTSFHFQGNWTKAFQPEKTSLQEFHMDERTITMVPMMTHTGQYHYLNDKVRRCTVVKMPLSKWSYMLLVLPHEGTNILDLEPKLRTDVMSDWHQSLQEGLLELSLPNFSMSSDTNLRTLLANMAPEVEAKLLGSQAEFSQLSNSKHFTIDKAVSKVLFEMSAEEVGPHEGAELQDKVQEEGIPLKLSINRPFLFSVIEGNSNAILILGKITTL, encoded by the exons ATGCAGCGCTTAGGGTTGCCTCTTCTAGTCCTCCTACTCTGCTGCTACCTCTCAGGAAACGAAGCCAACCGAGTCTACGTTCACCCTTTCTATCTCTTTGCCGCTGAGAACGTCAGCTGTGAGACCCTGCAGACTCAGACTGCCAAGCCTCTGCTAACAGGTCCTGTGGCACCCCTTGATATTGAAGTCCTGACACCGGATAGCAGGGATCCATTGAGTCAGGATGGGCAGAGGCAAAACATCACACAGAGAACAGCGGTTCTGGCAGGGCTGCTGAACTCTCTGGGCCTGAGGATGTACCAGGCTTtcagcagcaaacagcacagaaacatcctcctctctcctgtcaACACCTTTGGATCCCTTGTCACCTTCTACCTGGGGGCCTCCAAGAAGACGGCAGGCGAGTTCCAG GAGCTTCTTGGCCTGAGCAGTGGCACCGACCAAAAGGACTGTGTGTCCTTAATGGACGGGCACAAGGTTTTGAAGACCCTGCAGAACATAAACTCTCAGGTGGACGATGGACCGAAAGATGAAATCACCACCCAGGTGTGGGCCTTCACTCGCCAGGATGCTCAACTATCCAAAGACTTTATTCAGGGTACGCAGGACTTCTCAGACGCATCATTCATCCGCAGTGTGGACTTCTCCAAACCCCAGGAGGCCGAGCAGCTGGTGAACAGCTTTGTGGAGAAGACGTCAGACGGGAAAGTGAGGAGCATCTTCAGTGACATAAACCCCAGCTCTGACCTTCtgttccttacttccttccactTCCAAG GCAATTGGACGAAAGCCTTCCAGCCGGAGAAAACCTCCTTGCAGGAGTTCCATATGGATGAAAGAACCATAACAATGGTTCCAATGATGACCCACACGGGTCAGTACCACTACCTGAATGATAAG GTGCGGCGATGCACGGTTGTGAAGATGCCTCTGAGCAAGTGGTCCTACATGTTGCTAGTCCTGCCTCATGAAGGGACCAATATCCTCGACTTAGAGCCTAAGCTGCGCACTGACGTCATGTCTGACTGGCACCAGAGCCTCCAAGAAGG TCTGTTGGAGCTGTCACTGCCAAACTTCTCCATGTCCTCTGACACCAATCTGCGTACCCTATTGGCCAACATGGCTCCAGAAGTAGAGGCTAAACTGTTGGGCTCCCAAGCTGAGTTCAGCCAACTCAGCAACTCTAAACACTTCACTATAGATAAG GCGGTCAGCAAGGTGTTGTTTGAGATGTCAGCAGAAGAAGTGGGGCCTCATGAAGGGGCAGAGCTTCAGGACAAGGTCCAGGAGGAAGGTATCCCTCTGAAGCTGTCCATCAACCGGCCGTTCTTATTCTCTGTCATAGAAGGAAATTCTAACGCCATCCTCATACTGGGCAAAATCACCACATTATAA